From Roseburia hominis, the proteins below share one genomic window:
- a CDS encoding energy-coupling factor transporter transmembrane component T encodes MDYDFVEQYRKPKRCGNPIRDLNPMSKANLMLVLGLSPFIVQNYIFGFGMVGVFIILSVLAGCFKSFFSMYWKVLLLFGVFLFLVKSAFSPGEHVLFQIWGICVTTESIQSGLQIVSLVLAFSGAFILFVKTTPMEDFTYALEKKGVSHMVSFVILSSFQTITDLGQSAQVIMESQKARGIETEGNVFQRAKAYIPVMGPLILNAISSTEEKSIAMDARAFSAPVEHTFLSELPEVGTGEKILVAVFDIAFIGLIIGRIALWVL; translated from the coding sequence ATGGATTATGATTTTGTGGAACAGTATCGGAAACCGAAGAGATGCGGAAATCCGATCCGGGACCTGAATCCCATGAGCAAAGCAAATCTGATGCTGGTTCTTGGATTATCGCCTTTTATCGTGCAGAATTATATCTTCGGATTTGGCATGGTAGGAGTATTCATCATACTGTCTGTTCTGGCCGGATGTTTTAAGTCATTTTTTTCCATGTACTGGAAGGTATTACTGTTATTTGGAGTATTTTTATTTCTGGTAAAGTCGGCATTTTCACCGGGAGAGCACGTCTTGTTCCAGATTTGGGGAATATGCGTGACGACAGAAAGTATTCAGTCAGGACTTCAAATTGTTTCTTTAGTACTGGCATTCAGTGGGGCATTTATTCTGTTTGTGAAGACAACGCCGATGGAGGATTTTACCTACGCGTTGGAGAAAAAAGGGGTCTCTCATATGGTTTCGTTCGTCATTCTCTCTTCCTTCCAGACGATTACAGACCTGGGGCAGAGCGCCCAGGTAATTATGGAGTCACAGAAGGCAAGAGGCATTGAGACAGAAGGCAATGTATTTCAGAGGGCAAAAGCATATATTCCGGTTATGGGTCCACTGATACTGAACGCGATTTCCAGTACCGAGGAAAAATCGATCGCCATGGATGCAAGAGCCTTTTCCGCCCCGGTTGAGCATACCTTCTTGTCAGAACTTCCAGAAGTAGGGACAGGAGAAAAAATTCTTGTGGCAGTATTTGATATCGCGTTTATCGGACTGATAATAGGGAGGATAGCATTATGGGTTTTATAG
- a CDS encoding response regulator transcription factor, translating into MQVLIIDDDCLVSGALKMILEADASITVPAVGNDGSEAALLYRRYRPDVLLMDIRMKNMDGLKAASSILQEFPDAKILLLTTFSDDEYIIRALKLGAKGYLLKQDYTSIVPALKAVATGQTVFGGEITAKLPTLLQKNREFNYAELGINEKELSIITLIAQGLSNREIAEKLYFSEGTVRNYLSAILEKLNLRDRTQLAIFYYQHK; encoded by the coding sequence ATGCAGGTATTAATTATAGATGACGACTGCCTGGTATCAGGCGCACTGAAAATGATTCTGGAAGCAGACGCTTCCATCACCGTCCCGGCAGTGGGAAACGACGGCTCGGAGGCTGCCCTCCTTTACCGCCGCTACCGTCCCGATGTTCTGCTTATGGATATCCGCATGAAAAACATGGACGGCCTTAAGGCCGCCTCTTCCATTCTTCAGGAATTCCCTGACGCAAAGATTCTTCTGCTCACCACGTTTTCAGATGATGAGTATATTATCCGCGCTCTCAAGCTGGGAGCAAAAGGCTATCTCCTCAAACAGGACTACACCAGCATCGTTCCGGCCCTTAAGGCCGTTGCCACAGGACAGACCGTATTCGGCGGAGAGATTACCGCAAAGCTCCCCACTTTACTGCAAAAAAATAGAGAGTTCAATTACGCTGAGCTTGGCATCAACGAAAAAGAACTCTCGATCATCACCCTGATCGCACAGGGCCTCAGTAACCGCGAAATTGCGGAAAAACTCTATTTCAGCGAAGGAACCGTCCGGAATTACTTAAGTGCGATTCTGGAGAAACTGAATCTGCGCGACCGCACGCAGCTCGCCATTTTTTATTATCAACATAAATAA
- a CDS encoding type II toxin-antitoxin system RelE/ParE family toxin, producing MTKHIEENIWELRPGNNRIFYFYCDEDNFILLHSFRKKTKKTPRREIAKAKSERDDYLSRKEHQKS from the coding sequence ATTACAAAACATATTGAAGAAAATATCTGGGAACTCCGTCCCGGCAATAACCGGATTTTTTATTTTTATTGCGATGAAGATAATTTTATACTCCTCCATAGTTTTCGCAAAAAGACCAAAAAAACACCCCGCCGGGAAATCGCAAAAGCGAAATCCGAACGTGATGATTATTTATCCAGAAAGGAGCATCAAAAATCATGA
- a CDS encoding helix-turn-helix domain-containing protein: MKTWDSYKKHVKHLDSASGRDLADIEEQASIISEMIKQRNSLGLSQRDLAALCGIPQSSIARIESFQTTPNLATLLKLLRPLGLKLTLSK, encoded by the coding sequence ATGAAGACTTGGGATAGCTACAAAAAGCATGTGAAACATTTAGATTCTGCCAGCGGAAGAGACCTGGCTGATATAGAAGAACAGGCAAGCATCATAAGCGAAATGATAAAACAACGCAATTCACTTGGCTTAAGCCAACGTGACCTTGCTGCCCTCTGTGGTATTCCACAATCGTCTATTGCAAGAATCGAATCATTCCAGACTACTCCAAATCTTGCAACACTTTTGAAACTACTGCGGCCACTGGGATTAAAACTGACGCTCTCCAAATAA
- a CDS encoding bifunctional precorrin-2 dehydrogenase/sirohydrochlorin ferrochelatase, whose product MEKMYFPMFVDISDKKILVVGGGKIAARRVQTILHFAGDITVVSPEICREMQSLLAVAKGVRILEREWSSEDLEHVQIVLAATDKKEINIQIVRLCRERQILVNTADDKSMCDFYFPSIIRKEDIVIGIGSSGNSPAKVKKTRLMLEEALK is encoded by the coding sequence ATGGAGAAAATGTATTTTCCGATGTTTGTGGATATTTCAGATAAGAAGATCCTGGTAGTTGGAGGAGGGAAGATTGCGGCAAGAAGAGTGCAGACGATTCTGCATTTTGCGGGGGATATCACGGTCGTGTCTCCTGAGATTTGCCGGGAAATGCAAAGTCTGCTTGCTGTGGCAAAGGGAGTACGGATCCTGGAGCGTGAATGGAGTTCCGAAGATCTGGAGCATGTGCAGATCGTACTTGCGGCTACGGATAAAAAGGAGATCAATATACAGATTGTCCGCCTTTGCAGGGAGAGACAGATCTTGGTGAACACTGCAGATGATAAATCTATGTGTGATTTTTATTTTCCGAGTATTATTCGGAAAGAGGATATTGTTATAGGAATAGGCTCAAGCGGAAACAGCCCCGCTAAGGTAAAGAAAACGAGGCTTATGCTGGAGGAGGCACTTAAGTAA